From Coccinella septempunctata chromosome 4, icCocSept1.1, whole genome shotgun sequence, a single genomic window includes:
- the LOC123311122 gene encoding facilitated trehalose transporter Tret1-like, with protein sequence MKTSATMTMGKASKNKQSATLAWRSSLSQILAVSVKNFVLLGYGMTLGFPTLLIPVLSSHNTDEPFSLGEEGLSWVGSISMICVPFGCFMSGMLTQPLGRRRSMQLINIPFVAAWLLFYFSSEIWHIFVGLALAGLSGGLMEAPVLTYVAEITQPHLRGILSSTSSMSVIGGSMIQFILATFLNWRTVALVSAFVPIIPFCLLFLIPETPIWLLSKKRYVEAKESLAWLRGWVSIEEIDKEYNDLFDQVQTSRGIGNEGFQADNGTSNPANTYGQAVNTEIRKRTKLETVKLFKKRNFIVPYLLVSFVFFLSHFNGLSPVQTYAVSIFSSFKAPIDKYHATALLGVVEVIGCITCVSLVHYFGKRVLTFLSLGGTAICFLVIGTYAHLANITSLLSDNSNSTVSNITSHIIERETSGANAWLPMILFIIAAFFSHMGIRVLPWILTGEIFPNEIRAIASGIAATSFYVFGFICNKVFLSMVSGLTLPGTFWFFSSMSFLGLIVLFFTLPETEGKTLHDITNHFAGKMKLGNNVLRNNEDSGYSFHNEGFVDDNKNKSDVESKF encoded by the exons ATGAAGACAAGTGCGACGATGACTATGGGCAAAGCGAG TAAAAATAAACAATCGGCCACATTGGCCTGGAGATCTTCACTTTCTCAAATTCTTGCTGTATCTGTTAAAAATTTCGTTTTACTCGGATATGGCATGACTTTAGGATTTCCAACTTTGCTTATACCGGTGCTATCCAGTCATAACACAGATGAACCCTTTTCTTTGGGTGAAGAAGGACTATCATGGGTTG GATCCATCAGTATGATATGCGTACCATTCGGTTGTTTTATGTCAGGGATGTTGACGCAACCTCTTGGAAGAAGACGATCGATGCAACTTATAAATATTCCCTTCGTAGCTGCTTGGTTACTATTCTATTTTTCATCGGAGATTTGGCATATATTTGTAGGCCTTGCCCTAGCTGGATTGAGCGGTGGTTTAATGGAAGCTCCA GTACTCACTTACGTTGCTGAAATAACACAGCCACACTTGAGAGGAATACTATCGTCAACTAGTTCTATGTCAGTTATAGGAGGCTCCATGATCCAATTCATCCTTGCAACGTTTTTAAATTGGCGAACAGTGGCCCTTGTCAGTGCATTCGTACCCATAATCCCCTTCTGTCTTCTATTCCTCATACCAGAAACACCCATATGGTTGCTGTCCAAAAAGAGGTATGTGGAAGCAAAAGAAAGCCTCGCCTGGTTAAGGGGCTGGGTTTCCATCGAAGAAATCGATAAAGAATACAATGACCTCTTCGACCAAGTGCAAACAAGTAGAGGGATaggaaatgaaggttttcaagcGGACAATGGAACTTCGAACCCTGCCAACACTTATGGACAAGCAGTTAACACCGAAATCAGAAAACGAACCAAATTAGAAACCGTCAAATTATTCAAAAAGAGGAACTTCATCGTTCCCTACTTATTGGTATCGTTTGTTTTCTTCCTCTCACATTTCAACGGGCTGTCTCCAGTGCAAACCTACGCTGTCAGTATTTTTTCGTCATTCAAAGCTCCAATAGACAAATACCATGCCACTGCTTTATTGGGAGTTGTTGAAGTGATAGGCTGCATTACTTGCGTATCTTTGGTCCATTACTTCGGAAAAAGGGTACTTACTTTTCTGTCTCTTGGAGGAACAGCTATTTGTTTCCTAGTCATAGGAACATACGCTCACTTAGCCAACATCACTTCTTTACTATCAGATAACTCAAATTCTACAGTGTCAAACATAACTTCACATATTATAGAGAGGGAAACCTCTGGTGCAAACGCATGGCTACCCATGATCCTCTTCATAATCGCTGCGTTTTTCTCCCACATGGGAATCAGGGTCTTGCCGTGGATTTTGACGGGAGAAATTTTTCCAAACGAGATAAGAGCGATAGCTTCTGGCATCGCAGCTACCAGTTTTTACGTTTTCGGGTTCATATGTAACAAAGTTTTTCTATCGATGGTTTCTGGCCTGACCCTACCAGGTACTTTCTGGTTCTTCAGTTCCATGAGTTTCCTCGGGCTCATCGTTTTGTTCTTCACGTTACCGGAAACTGAGGGAAAAACGCTACATGACATAACCAATCATTTTGCCGGGAAGATGAAGCTGGGTAATAATGTTTTAAGGAATAATGAAGATAGTGGTTACAGTTTCCACAACGAGGGTTTTGTTGATGACAATAAAAATAAGTCTGATGTTGAAAGTAAATTTTGA